The proteins below come from a single Eubacterium limosum genomic window:
- a CDS encoding DHH family phosphoesterase — MKKVPTEILDCIKENQSFLILVHNKPDGDAIGSAIALGKGLKALGKDVDYYIETPLEDKLQFFSESRYFEDELRDEYDVVTFLDCSTMEYAFKPVPMVDARTTMVIDHHATNQGYGDINFLEITAATAELVFRILDALGVELDLEMVEAVFTGISTDTGSFQFANVTADTHQILSRLYEKRDNFAVLSKRLHSEKNYAQMKLYGKAVDSLQLYEDNTLAWIFLGYADICKYGGPVQITDDVANIGMNVIGVQLSATVKEVECGIYRVSLRSKTPFKIDVSLIARKYGGGGHMRAAGFTFKGDLKALKKELIEVIEYYRKHEEDI; from the coding sequence ATGAAGAAGGTACCGACAGAGATTCTTGATTGTATAAAAGAGAATCAGAGCTTTTTGATTCTCGTGCACAATAAACCCGATGGCGATGCCATCGGGTCTGCTATTGCCCTTGGAAAGGGCCTGAAAGCCCTGGGGAAGGACGTGGATTATTACATCGAAACGCCTTTGGAGGATAAGCTTCAGTTTTTTAGCGAGAGCCGCTATTTTGAAGATGAGCTTCGGGATGAATATGACGTTGTAACCTTTTTAGACTGTTCAACTATGGAATATGCGTTTAAACCAGTCCCGATGGTGGATGCCCGGACCACGATGGTCATTGACCATCATGCCACCAATCAGGGGTATGGCGACATCAATTTTCTAGAGATAACTGCCGCTACTGCCGAGTTGGTTTTTCGTATTTTAGACGCTTTGGGTGTTGAACTGGACCTTGAGATGGTCGAGGCTGTTTTTACCGGTATCTCTACCGATACCGGCAGCTTTCAGTTTGCCAATGTCACCGCCGACACCCATCAGATTTTAAGCCGCCTTTATGAAAAGCGTGATAATTTTGCGGTGTTGTCTAAACGCCTTCACAGCGAGAAAAATTATGCTCAAATGAAGCTGTATGGTAAAGCCGTAGACTCGCTGCAGCTTTATGAAGACAATACCCTGGCATGGATCTTTTTAGGCTATGCTGATATCTGTAAATACGGCGGCCCTGTCCAGATAACGGATGATGTTGCCAACATTGGCATGAACGTTATCGGCGTTCAGCTCTCTGCGACAGTGAAAGAAGTGGAGTGTGGTATTTACCGTGTCTCGCTCCGTTCAAAAACACCGTTCAAAATTGATGTCTCATTGATTGCCCGTAAATACGGGGGAGGCGGCCACATGCGCGCCGCAGGATTTACCTTTAAGGGAGACCTGAAAGCGCTGAAAAAAGAATTGATCGAAGTGATCGAGTATTATAGGAAGCATGAAGAAGATATATGA
- a CDS encoding class II fructose-bisphosphate aldolase → MLVTSKELFKKAQEQCFAIPAANFIDLESLKWHVEVAERLGLPLILALAESHLGDDINLEDAALIGKKYAEAAKVPVVLHLDHGATSELIKKAIDLGFSSVMIDASMESFDINVARTKEIIDYAHPRGVVVEAEIGHVGAGENYENHDETDSKYTTVEDAENFIKATNVDSLAISIGTAHGMYKGIPEINFDRLKEIAAAVNTPLVLHGGSSSGDKNLNKCAVSGIAKINIFSDFLAGAMESLNEQKPDNYLDVKKASKEGMQKTLEHYYGVFETKAVEV, encoded by the coding sequence ATGTTAGTAACATCAAAGGAATTGTTTAAAAAAGCTCAAGAACAGTGTTTTGCAATACCAGCAGCTAATTTTATTGATTTGGAATCGCTGAAATGGCATGTGGAGGTAGCCGAAAGACTGGGACTTCCACTTATACTGGCTTTGGCGGAAAGCCATCTGGGAGATGACATTAATCTGGAGGACGCGGCTCTTATTGGAAAAAAATATGCTGAAGCCGCAAAAGTTCCAGTAGTTTTACATCTGGATCATGGAGCGACGTCAGAACTCATTAAAAAAGCCATTGACCTGGGTTTTTCTTCGGTTATGATTGATGCTTCGATGGAAAGCTTTGATATTAATGTTGCAAGAACAAAAGAAATTATTGACTATGCTCATCCGAGGGGTGTAGTGGTAGAGGCTGAAATTGGACATGTAGGCGCTGGGGAAAATTATGAGAATCATGACGAGACAGACTCAAAGTATACTACAGTAGAGGATGCTGAAAACTTTATTAAAGCGACAAATGTGGACTCTCTGGCGATTTCAATTGGGACAGCCCATGGTATGTATAAGGGAATTCCCGAAATTAACTTTGACCGTTTGAAGGAGATAGCAGCGGCTGTGAATACACCATTAGTTCTTCACGGCGGATCCTCGTCGGGGGATAAAAACTTAAACAAATGCGCAGTGAGTGGTATCGCTAAGATCAATATTTTTTCTGATTTTCTGGCCGGCGCTATGGAAAGCCTGAATGAACAAAAGCCAGACAATTATTTGGATGTTAAGAAGGCTTCTAAAGAGGGGATGCAGAAGACCCTTGAGCATTATTATGGTGTATTTGAGACAAAAGCAGTGGAGGTATAA
- the srlE gene encoding PTS glucitol/sorbitol transporter subunit IIB, with translation MYKAVKVSKGSSGWGGPLVIQPTEKRNKIVSVTGGGIDPLTKRIAELTGATAVDGFSTGVPDDEFACVVIDCGGTARCGVYPKKKIPTINITSVGQSGPLAKFITEDIYVSGVKPETIQLADGSDTPIATEKTIQQENQQKEESQKKKSAKGEKKESIIVRLGKGVGGVVGKFFQAGRDTIDMVIRNILPFMAFVAMLIGIIQGTGLGDWIANTISPLANTLPGLLVICIICAIPIISPIIGPGAVIAQVVGVLIGQQIGVGAINPSLALPALFAIDAQVGCDFVPVGLSLGEAEPETIDAGVPAVLFERLITGPVAVLIAYAFSIGLY, from the coding sequence ATGTATAAAGCCGTTAAAGTATCAAAGGGTTCTTCAGGCTGGGGTGGCCCGCTGGTGATCCAGCCAACCGAAAAGCGCAATAAAATTGTGTCTGTTACGGGTGGCGGTATTGATCCGCTCACAAAAAGAATTGCAGAACTGACGGGAGCGACTGCTGTTGATGGCTTCTCAACAGGTGTTCCTGATGATGAATTCGCATGTGTTGTCATTGACTGTGGCGGTACGGCTCGATGCGGTGTTTACCCCAAAAAAAAGATACCGACCATTAACATCACTTCAGTAGGACAGAGCGGTCCGCTGGCTAAATTTATCACCGAAGATATCTATGTATCAGGTGTAAAGCCTGAGACCATTCAGCTGGCCGATGGCTCAGACACACCAATTGCCACTGAAAAAACGATACAGCAGGAAAATCAGCAGAAAGAAGAAAGCCAAAAGAAGAAAAGCGCCAAGGGTGAAAAGAAAGAAAGCATTATCGTACGGCTTGGTAAAGGCGTTGGCGGCGTTGTTGGCAAATTCTTTCAGGCAGGCCGTGACACCATCGATATGGTTATCCGTAATATCCTTCCTTTTATGGCCTTTGTTGCCATGCTTATCGGGATTATCCAGGGAACCGGTCTTGGTGACTGGATCGCAAATACCATTTCGCCGCTTGCAAATACACTGCCGGGTTTGTTGGTTATCTGTATTATCTGTGCCATACCAATTATTTCCCCAATTATCGGACCAGGCGCTGTCATTGCTCAGGTAGTCGGTGTTTTAATTGGTCAGCAGATTGGTGTAGGCGCAATCAATCCTTCACTGGCGTTACCAGCACTCTTTGCCATTGACGCGCAGGTAGGCTGTGATTTTGTACCAGTTGGCCTTTCTCTTGGTGAAGCAGAGCCGGAAACCATTGATGCCGGTGTACCGGCTGTACTGTTTGAGCGCTTGATCACAGGCCCTGTGGCTGTTCTGATCGCTTATGCTTTCAGCATTGGTTTATATTAA
- the truB gene encoding tRNA pseudouridine(55) synthase TruB, whose product MSELNGYLNIYKEKGMTSHDVVFKARQILHTKKIGHTGTLDPNAQGVLVLCVGKATKAVEYLNDLDKVYEAEILFGQETDTCDCTGTVTAEEPIDFTGEEFLKVLESFKGDSMQVPPIYSALKINGRKLYDYARAGEKVEIPPRPIHISRIEAIETVELPRKARFIVECSKGTYIRSLCRDIGKKLGTAACMGDLYRKRVGDFRIENALHLSQLKNLMLVDRAQGFFHEPEYALEKFRMVTANEQGSRFLRSGNRLYQWNVVEDFVSYEDSEILRLYDQEEFVGIGRFCAGEEPYVQPIKMF is encoded by the coding sequence ATGAGTGAGCTAAACGGTTATCTCAATATTTATAAGGAAAAGGGAATGACATCCCACGATGTTGTTTTTAAAGCCCGGCAGATATTACACACAAAAAAGATCGGGCATACCGGGACTCTGGACCCCAACGCCCAGGGAGTGCTTGTTTTATGTGTCGGTAAAGCTACGAAAGCGGTGGAATATTTAAATGACCTGGATAAGGTTTATGAGGCGGAAATTCTTTTTGGTCAGGAAACTGATACCTGTGACTGCACAGGGACAGTAACCGCAGAGGAGCCGATAGACTTTACTGGAGAAGAATTTTTAAAGGTGCTTGAATCCTTTAAGGGTGACAGCATGCAGGTGCCACCCATTTATTCAGCCTTAAAAATCAATGGGCGTAAGCTTTATGACTATGCAAGAGCGGGTGAGAAAGTTGAAATACCGCCACGACCCATACATATCAGCCGGATAGAAGCAATAGAGACGGTAGAATTACCACGTAAGGCCCGGTTTATTGTAGAATGCTCTAAAGGCACATATATCCGTTCCCTTTGCCGTGATATCGGCAAAAAATTAGGGACCGCAGCTTGCATGGGGGATCTTTATCGTAAAAGAGTTGGAGATTTTAGAATTGAAAATGCATTGCATTTATCCCAGCTTAAAAATTTGATGCTGGTGGACCGTGCCCAGGGATTTTTCCATGAGCCGGAGTATGCGCTCGAAAAATTCCGAATGGTAACCGCCAATGAACAGGGCAGCCGTTTTTTGAGAAGCGGCAACCGTTTGTACCAGTGGAATGTTGTAGAAGATTTTGTGAGCTATGAAGACAGCGAAATCCTGCGTCTTTACGACCAGGAAGAATTTGTAGGTATTGGCCGGTTTTGCGCTGGCGAGGAACCCTATGTTCAGCCAATTAAAATGTTTTAG
- the srlA gene encoding PTS glucitol/sorbitol transporter subunit IIC — protein sequence MEFLSNLATAFIGLFQIGGEQFVGYITGIIPTLVCLITAVNALIAIIGQDKVDKLGIICSKNFLLRYTLLPILSMFFLCNPMAYTMGRFLDEKYKPAFYDAAVSFCHPITGLFPHANAGEYFVYGGIAAGLTTLGKDLGPLAIRYFIVGVIVILIRGIICERLTIKFMKKGENANV from the coding sequence ATGGAATTCTTATCAAATTTAGCTACGGCATTCATTGGGCTGTTTCAAATCGGGGGTGAACAGTTTGTAGGGTACATCACCGGAATCATTCCAACGCTTGTCTGTTTGATCACGGCAGTCAATGCTCTGATCGCAATCATCGGTCAGGACAAGGTCGATAAGCTGGGAATTATCTGCAGCAAAAACTTTTTACTCAGATATACGCTGCTGCCGATCCTGTCAATGTTTTTTCTGTGCAACCCAATGGCCTACACAATGGGACGTTTCCTGGATGAAAAATACAAACCTGCATTTTATGATGCGGCAGTGTCTTTCTGTCATCCAATCACAGGTTTGTTTCCGCATGCTAATGCTGGTGAATACTTTGTTTACGGCGGGATTGCGGCAGGACTCACAACCTTAGGCAAGGATCTTGGTCCACTGGCAATCCGCTACTTTATCGTCGGCGTTATCGTAATACTGATCCGTGGGATTATCTGCGAGCGATTGACCATTAAGTTCATGAAAAAGGGGGAAAACGCAAATGTATAA
- a CDS encoding PTS glucitol/sorbitol transporter subunit IIA, which yields MDYKSTVTTIGPLVEEMAEEGNFIIVFNENAPESLAEMSVLHTICDMDQEIKPGDVVIFGNNQYIVTAVGEEANHTLKAMGHCSFKFTGQEAVELPGQIELSGGDLPEIKPGDSFEILFT from the coding sequence ATGGACTATAAAAGCACTGTAACAACCATTGGGCCGCTGGTAGAGGAAATGGCAGAAGAAGGAAATTTTATAATCGTATTTAATGAAAATGCACCGGAATCTCTTGCAGAGATGTCTGTTCTTCACACTATCTGTGATATGGATCAGGAAATAAAACCAGGAGATGTGGTCATTTTTGGAAATAACCAATATATTGTTACCGCAGTGGGTGAGGAAGCAAACCACACTTTAAAAGCAATGGGGCACTGCTCTTTTAAATTTACAGGCCAAGAAGCTGTGGAACTTCCTGGACAGATTGAACTGTCTGGCGGTGATCTACCAGAAATAAAGCCTGGAGATTCGTTTGAAATTTTATTCACTTAA
- the rbfA gene encoding 30S ribosome-binding factor RbfA: MASHRIEKINGQIQRELSLIIQQKMKDSRFNRDTLSITHVKAASDLKTATIYVSIFGTPEEKEEVLGLLDNAKGFLRANLGKVLKVHSIPALTFKLDDSVEYGMHIDSILASLKKDKGASEDEEGTDRDS, from the coding sequence ATGGCATCACATCGTATAGAAAAAATTAACGGTCAGATTCAGCGTGAGCTGAGTCTGATTATTCAGCAGAAAATGAAGGACAGCCGTTTCAATCGTGACACACTTAGTATTACTCATGTCAAAGCGGCGTCGGATCTAAAAACTGCGACTATTTATGTCAGTATTTTCGGAACACCTGAGGAAAAGGAAGAAGTCCTGGGTCTCTTGGATAATGCAAAAGGCTTTTTGAGGGCAAATCTTGGGAAGGTGCTTAAGGTTCACTCAATTCCGGCGCTTACTTTCAAATTAGATGATTCTGTGGAGTATGGCATGCATATCGACAGTATTTTAGCAAGTCTGAAAAAAGATAAAGGAGCATCTGAGGATGAAGAAGGTACCGACAGAGATTCTTGA
- a CDS encoding triose-phosphate isomerase has protein sequence MRKVRTPFLIVNPKSYLYGEKILELAKAAGKVAEDTGVEIFFTCPFADIRYIAENTKNIIVTAQHMESLRPGRGMGHVLPESLKAAGAEAVFLNHAENSCTVAELYATMNRAKELEMLTVVCADSVVESRAIAEMKPDILLSEPTDLIGTGETADDSYVLETTEQIHAVNPEILIMIASGVNSPEDVYNIIKLGADGTGATSGIIGAPDPARMVREMAEAMAKADKEKKEEQCDENV, from the coding sequence ATGAGAAAAGTGAGAACACCTTTTTTGATCGTCAACCCGAAGTCCTATCTCTATGGCGAAAAAATCCTGGAATTAGCTAAAGCCGCAGGCAAAGTAGCAGAGGATACTGGAGTTGAAATTTTCTTTACCTGTCCTTTCGCGGATATTCGTTACATTGCTGAAAACACTAAAAATATCATTGTGACGGCTCAGCATATGGAGTCACTGCGCCCTGGAAGAGGGATGGGACACGTGCTGCCGGAATCATTAAAAGCAGCGGGGGCAGAAGCGGTTTTTTTGAATCATGCAGAGAACAGCTGTACAGTGGCAGAATTGTACGCGACCATGAATCGGGCAAAAGAACTTGAAATGCTTACGGTGGTCTGTGCAGATTCGGTTGTGGAATCAAGGGCGATTGCAGAAATGAAACCGGATATTTTGCTGTCTGAACCAACGGATCTTATCGGTACGGGCGAGACGGCGGATGATAGCTACGTTCTGGAAACGACTGAGCAGATTCACGCTGTGAATCCGGAAATTTTGATCATGATCGCTTCCGGCGTTAATTCTCCAGAAGATGTCTATAATATTATTAAGCTGGGCGCAGACGGGACCGGTGCGACCTCCGGCATTATAGGGGCGCCCGATCCTGCGCGGATGGTTCGCGAAATGGCAGAGGCCATGGCTAAGGCGGATAAAGAAAAGAAAGAGGAACAATGCGATGAAAATGTATAA
- a CDS encoding transcriptional regulator GutM: protein MQRNLLFLVVFALMALQMVLSLFQIKRYQRELGKLRGTGTIGIGHTKGGLKAGQILIVSYSRRKDQVVAYRQMKGITIFAGFKTTETMLGMSLSDLKSIGLEEDAWEFRRRRRKHPYNPEEMTKKKGALIQAVEAIEKRLAVENMQTENKKRLLECTGQFTAKESM from the coding sequence ATGCAAAGAAATTTATTGTTTTTAGTTGTATTTGCGTTGATGGCACTTCAGATGGTACTCAGCTTGTTTCAGATAAAGCGCTACCAGCGTGAACTGGGCAAGTTAAGAGGAACCGGTACCATTGGTATTGGACATACGAAAGGGGGGCTGAAGGCAGGACAAATTTTGATTGTGTCTTATAGCAGGCGTAAAGATCAGGTAGTGGCTTACCGTCAGATGAAAGGGATTACCATTTTTGCAGGGTTTAAAACAACAGAAACCATGCTTGGAATGAGTCTGTCAGATTTGAAAAGTATTGGTCTGGAAGAAGATGCCTGGGAATTCCGACGTAGAAGGCGAAAGCATCCCTATAACCCAGAAGAAATGACTAAAAAAAAGGGAGCGCTCATTCAGGCGGTAGAGGCTATCGAAAAGAGACTTGCTGTAGAAAATATGCAGACAGAGAATAAAAAGCGGTTGCTCGAATGCACTGGACAATTTACGGCAAAGGAATCAATGTGA
- a CDS encoding YjbQ family protein translates to MKMYKEQIELESHGGRPTYFDITPQLKKIIQESGIKDGICAVSSPHTTCAVFFEEFVHDYTEEGDEFLQVDLNNGLNKIFPRHETADQYLYPGEEHYREVESWPNAETYLPGGDRTQLFNCDAHLKATIIGSSEVFDVENGNLGVGVTGYAYFVDFDCSRPRPRKCKVCIIGE, encoded by the coding sequence ATGAAAATGTATAAAGAACAAATTGAACTGGAATCTCACGGCGGCAGACCCACTTACTTTGATATCACACCACAGCTGAAAAAAATTATTCAGGAGAGCGGCATTAAGGATGGTATCTGTGCTGTCTCATCGCCGCATACTACCTGCGCTGTCTTTTTTGAGGAATTTGTCCACGATTATACCGAAGAAGGCGACGAATTTCTACAGGTCGATTTAAACAATGGGCTTAATAAAATTTTCCCCAGGCATGAAACAGCAGATCAATACCTTTATCCTGGTGAGGAGCATTATCGAGAGGTCGAATCCTGGCCGAATGCCGAAACCTATCTGCCAGGAGGCGACCGGACGCAGCTTTTTAATTGTGACGCCCATCTGAAAGCAACAATTATTGGCTCAAGTGAGGTTTTCGATGTAGAAAACGGAAATCTTGGCGTCGGTGTGACAGGATATGCTTATTTTGTTGATTTTGACTGCTCGCGCCCCAGACCGAGAAAATGCAAGGTATGTATTATTGGCGAATAA
- a CDS encoding sugar-binding transcriptional regulator: MKKNIIEDERMMLRVSDMYYNKNMSQQDIANKLSISRPTISKLLSAAREHGIVTITVSDTNGRKYFQLEQLLEEKYGLKEVFIVETLEDTAETKALMGKAAAQYLSRIIRDGDVIGVTMGTTVAQIAPHANNSYHSNLTFVPLIGGIGTVATELHSNYIAESMARAFGGIYYPLHAPAMISRKNTKIELMKENSIQRVFKKAKRMDIAILGIGAPTSNSTIIKTGYFTPEIFEEIREQKMCGDICMVFYDENGNIDKFEYNEKMMSIDLGVLKNTKYSIGVCGGVDKPAAISGAINGGYINVLITDYDCAQILDRMKSESFLAT, from the coding sequence ATGAAAAAAAATATTATTGAGGATGAACGCATGATGCTGCGCGTCAGCGATATGTACTATAATAAAAACATGAGCCAGCAGGACATTGCCAATAAGTTATCTATTTCCCGCCCTACCATCTCTAAGCTGCTGAGCGCCGCCAGGGAACACGGCATTGTTACCATTACGGTATCGGACACCAATGGACGTAAATATTTTCAGCTGGAACAGCTGTTAGAAGAAAAATATGGTTTAAAGGAAGTTTTCATTGTAGAAACCCTGGAGGATACAGCCGAAACCAAAGCGTTGATGGGTAAGGCCGCCGCTCAGTATCTTTCCCGGATAATACGTGATGGCGATGTCATCGGCGTCACCATGGGAACTACGGTCGCACAGATCGCGCCACACGCCAACAATTCCTACCATTCAAATCTTACCTTTGTCCCTTTGATTGGCGGTATTGGCACTGTAGCTACCGAACTGCACAGCAATTATATTGCTGAATCCATGGCGCGTGCCTTTGGGGGCATTTATTATCCGCTTCACGCTCCTGCCATGATTTCCAGAAAAAACACAAAAATTGAGTTGATGAAAGAAAACAGTATTCAGCGCGTTTTTAAAAAAGCTAAGCGTATGGATATTGCAATTTTGGGTATTGGTGCCCCTACCAGTAATTCTACCATTATAAAGACCGGTTACTTTACTCCAGAAATATTTGAAGAAATTCGTGAACAGAAAATGTGTGGTGATATCTGTATGGTTTTTTATGACGAAAACGGCAATATTGATAAATTTGAATATAACGAAAAAATGATGTCCATTGACCTCGGGGTGCTCAAAAATACTAAATACTCCATTGGTGTCTGCGGCGGCGTTGATAAGCCTGCTGCCATTTCAGGTGCCATCAACGGCGGTTATATCAATGTGCTGATCACCGATTATGATTGCGCTCAGATTCTGGACCGCATGAAAAGCGAATCATTTCTTGCAACATAA
- a CDS encoding bifunctional riboflavin kinase/FAD synthetase, whose product MNTEINPNEKIVLALGFFDGVHLGHQELINATIKKAKELNCASGVMTFAEHPLTHIFPAYSPWLITTNEEKVQVMKDLGIDYVFLNPFNDQLMCYSPKAFIRDYLLQKYNVVHIVVGFNYSFGFKGEGDIQMLTEFGKRFNFGVTVIPPCIIDGQSVSSTLIRELIGTGKVNEVSTFLGRDYSIEGTIVKGKGLGHTFDIPTANLKMKEKVILPSSGVYYTKIKVRGQEHDGLTNLGFNPTFEKHPYSIETYIYDFDENIYGDYVTLTFKERVRGEIKFDNLGDLVAQIKSDIRNIHTRYRK is encoded by the coding sequence ATGAATACCGAAATTAATCCAAATGAAAAAATCGTATTGGCTCTTGGCTTTTTTGATGGTGTGCACTTAGGGCATCAGGAGCTTATTAATGCCACCATCAAAAAAGCAAAAGAACTGAATTGTGCCAGTGGCGTCATGACCTTTGCTGAACATCCACTGACGCATATTTTTCCGGCCTATTCACCGTGGCTTATTACCACGAATGAAGAAAAAGTTCAGGTTATGAAAGACCTGGGGATTGATTATGTTTTTCTGAACCCTTTTAATGATCAGTTGATGTGTTACAGTCCAAAAGCTTTTATACGGGACTATTTACTGCAGAAATATAATGTCGTTCATATTGTGGTCGGCTTTAACTATAGCTTTGGTTTTAAAGGTGAAGGGGATATCCAGATGCTCACGGAGTTTGGAAAGCGCTTTAATTTTGGCGTGACTGTTATTCCACCGTGTATTATCGACGGACAATCTGTCAGCAGTACCCTGATTCGAGAGCTTATCGGTACCGGAAAAGTAAATGAAGTATCAACTTTTTTAGGTCGGGATTACAGCATTGAGGGAACCATTGTAAAAGGCAAGGGGCTTGGGCATACCTTTGATATTCCCACTGCCAACTTGAAAATGAAAGAAAAAGTCATTCTTCCCAGCAGCGGCGTCTATTATACAAAAATAAAGGTGCGCGGCCAGGAACACGATGGCCTTACGAATTTAGGGTTTAATCCTACTTTTGAAAAACACCCCTACAGTATCGAGACTTATATTTATGATTTTGATGAGAATATTTATGGAGATTATGTCACCCTGACTTTTAAAGAGAGAGTTCGTGGTGAAATCAAATTTGACAATCTTGGCGATTTGGTCGCCCAGATCAAAAGTGATATCCGTAATATACATACGCGCTACAGAAAGTAG